From the genome of Eucalyptus grandis isolate ANBG69807.140 chromosome 2, ASM1654582v1, whole genome shotgun sequence, one region includes:
- the LOC104432742 gene encoding putative E3 ubiquitin-protein ligase XBAT31, protein MGQGLSCGASQEHGLFTAVQFGDAEIVGALLDRDASLLHQTTAYDRQSVLHIAAANGQIEILSMLLDRSLNPDLLNRHKQTPLMLAAMHGKIACVEKLLEAGANVLKFDSLNGRTCLHYAAYYGHSNCLKAILSAAQSSPVAVSWGYARFVNIRDGRGATPLHLAARQRRPDCVHILLDNGALVCASTGGYGYPGSTPLHLAARGGSLDCIRKLLAWGADRLQRDASGRIPYMVAFKHKHGACAALLNPSSAEPLVWPSPLKFISELDQDAKLLLERALMEANKEREKSILKGTIYLLPSPSHSDAGIDDDISEASDTELCCICFEQVCTIEVQGCGHQMCAHCTLALCCHNKPNPTTSSLTPPVCPFCRSSIARLAVAKTKGFDEADQEVGDISSSKLRRSRKSRNFSEGSSSFKGLSAVGTLGKMGGRGSGRIAADTEWVDKL, encoded by the exons ATGGGGCAGGGGCTGAGCTGCGGAGCGAGCCAGGAGCACGGGCTCTTCACCGCCGTGCAGTTTGGGGATGCGGAGATCGTGGGCGCGCTCCTGGACAGAGATGCGAGCCTCCTCCACCAGACCACTGCCTACGATCGCCAGTCCGTCCTTCATATCGCCGCTGCGAATGGCCAGATCGAG ATTCTATCCATGCTTCTGGATCGGTCCCTGAATCCTGATTTATTGAACCGGCACAAGCAG ACTCCGCTTATGTTAGCCGCAATGCATGGCAAAATCGCCTGCGTGGAAAAGCTGCTTGAAGCTGGAGCTAAT GTATTGAAGTTTGATTCGCTCAATGGAAGAACTTGCCTGCACTATGCTGCTTATTACGGTCATTCTAATTGCCTCAAAGCCATTCTTTCTGCTGCTCAATCTAGTCCAGTTGCTGTCTCTTg GGGATACGCACGATTTGTGAATATCAGGGACGGCAGGGGTGCCACACCTTTGCACCTAGCAGCCCGTCAAAGACGGCCTGATTGTGTGCACATTCTTCTGGATAATGGAGCTCTAGTTTGCGCATCAACCGGTGGATATGG GTATCCGGGAAGCACTCCTCTTCATCTGGCTGCAAGAGGAGGATCTCTCGATTGCATTCGTAAGTTGCTGGCATGGGGTGCGGATCGTCTTCAAAGAGACGCGTCTGG GAGAATCCCATACATGGTTGCTTTCAAGCACAAGCATGGAGCGTGTGCCGCTCTGCTAAATCCGTCATCCGCAGAGCCGCTTGTCTGGCCATCACCTTTGAAATTCATTAGTGAGCTGGATCAAGATGCAAAACTTCTACTGGAGCGAGCCTTGATGGAGGCAAAtaaggagagggagaaaagcATTTTAAAGGGAACTATATACTTGCTTCCATCACCATCACATTCTGACGCGGGGATCGACGATGATATTTCAGAG GCCAGCGACACCGAGTTATGCTGCATATGCTTCGAGCAGGTGTGCACCATTGAAGTCCAAGGCTGCGGTCACCAAATGTGTGCGCATTGCACGCTGGCTCTTTGCTGCCACAACAAGCCCAACCCCACAACCTCATCCCTAACTCCTCCAGTCTGCCCCTTTTGCCGAAGCAGCATAGCACGGTTAGCCGTTGCCAAGACCAAGGGCTTTGATGAAGCTGATCAAGAGGTTGGTGACATCAGTTCCTCAAAATTGCGAAGATCAAGGAAGTCACGGAACTTTAGCGAGGGAAGCAGCAGCTTCAAGGGCTTATCGGCCGTTGGAACATTGGGGAAGATGGGCGGCCGTGGATCTGGAAGGATCGCAGCCGATACTGAGTGGGTTGATAAGCTTTGA